Below is a genomic region from Populus trichocarpa isolate Nisqually-1 chromosome 15, P.trichocarpa_v4.1, whole genome shotgun sequence.
TCTCTTGGTACATTAGTCACAATGCTCATAGCCTTCTTCTTCTGGTACCGCCGCAAGAAAAGGCAATATGAATCCATTTTCTCTAGAAGCATCAAATCGCTACCGTCTTCAAAGGCACATACGGAGATGCGAAGTAGCTACAATGGTGCTCATCTATTCTCTTATGAAGAACTTGAAGAGGCCACTAACAATTTTGATAAGACCAGAGAGCTTGGAGATGGAGGCTTCGGGACAGTATATTACggtaaagaaataataatcacTGTcttttgtgttgtgttttaaggaACAATTTGTTGAAAAATTTGCTTCTCCTTGTGTTGTTTCATCAGGAAAACTTCCAGATGGGCTTGAAGTTGCAGTCAAGCGCTTATACGAGAACAATTTTAAGAGGCTTGAGCAGTTCTTGAATGAAGTTGATATTCTAACTCCCTTGCGCCATCAAAACCTTGTCCTACTGCATGGATGCACCTCTCGGGACAGCCGTGAACTCCTACTAGTATATCAGTACATTCCCAATGGTACACTTGCTGATCATCTTCATGGTGAAAGAGCAAAGCCTGGTGCACTCCCTTGGTCTACTCGAATGAACATTGCTGTGGAGACTGCATGTGCACTGGCATATCTTCATGCTTCTGTTATAGTGCACCGTGACGTGAAAACCAGCAATATTCTCCTTGACAACAATTTCTGTGTTAAAGTTGCAGATTTTGGCCTATCTCGACTCTTTCCCACAGATGTCACCCATGTTTCAACTGCTCCACAAGGGACTCCTGGTTATGTTGATCCAGAATATCATGAATGCTACCAGCTGACCGATAAGAGTGATGTCTATAGCTTTGGGGTGGTCTTGATTGAGCTTATTTCATCAATGCCTGCTGTTGATATCTCTAGACACCGGCATGAAATTAATTTGTCTACCATGGCAATCAATAAAATCCAAAGCGATTCATTGAATGAACTTGTTGACCCCAGTCTGGGGTTTGAATCAGATTACGCAGCGAGAAAAATGATTAGGGCTGTGGCTGAGCTGGCTTTTCAATGTCTGCAGAATGCAAAGGAGTTGAGACCATCTATGGAAAAAGTGTTCCATATTCTAAAAGAAATACAAAGCAGAGACTACAATGCGGAAAAGGCAGAGAATATAAATAGTCCTTCAGATGATGTTGTGTTGTTAAAGAGTGGTCCGATTCCGCCTTCACCTGATACTGTCACTGTTACATGGATGAGCACGTCCTCGACACCTCATGCCAGTGTTTAATTGTTTCACTAAATTCTCAATTACGTAGTGAAGAGAGGCAGGGACCTATGTGCACTGAAGCATGTGATAGTGCCACTCTCTATTTATTTGCCGTTGATTGGCATTTGTATTTTAGCCAGATGTACAAAAATTGTTAGTATTTGCAAATATAAATGTTACCGCGTGTGGACCGTATATTGAGGCTTTACATTTACATTGAGCAAGTGTTCATGAGTTTGAATTTCACAAGAGCTTCAACAGGACGTTGGCCAGTTTGGTGCATGTTAGTAGGACCAGAGCAACTATCTTGATGTCAGCAACTGCATTTGTAAATTcagagggagaaaaaaagatttcaagttCATCCTTTTCTCCCTACTTGAACCAGGTGCAGCTGGAATGCTGTTCCTATTGGCTGCAGATGTACTATGAAAACGCTACTGGAAAGGATTGTTCTTAATTAATAGAAGGGACGATACTGAATTTCGCAGCAGAAATTGTTAGATGTAAGCATGTTCCGCAAATAAGAAATTTCAGGAAAAGCCATTTGATCACATCAATATGTTTAAAGCATGAGTACAATTCGTGACCCAGTAGCTAGTTCCATGTTCAAACCTGTAGCTAGGAGATGGGCAATGCAGTTGCCGTATAAATGAAGCTGAATCTAGTTTTATTCTCGTTAATACATCAGAAAATCACATGAGCCACTCAGTTGATTGATGTGAAACAGTCCATTATCTTCATACAACAGTGTGATACAAGTTCATGTTAATGATGTAGTAGATGAATATGAAAGTAATCTTGGAGGAGAATACAGGCGAGGCTTCGGTGGAATCTTCAATGCTCCAAGAGGTCCTTCCAACATTTCTATCACTTTTCTCATGGATGGTCTATCAGATGGATTTGTGAGGATGCACCACAAGCCAACTATTGCTATTTGCCTCATAATGTCAGATTGTTCTGCATTTGTCACGCCATTCAATTCAAACTCATCATCTAGCTCAAGATGCCTATAAATCCAgtctggaaaatatttttcgctACTGGAACTCATTTCAGCTTCATGATTCTTTCGTCCTCCAACAATTTCTAGAGCCATCATTCCATAACTATAGACATCGGACTTGTGTGAAACTTGTCCAAAGTTTCTACTGAACACTTCTGGTGCTATATATCCAATGGTTCCTCTTGCCTCCAATAGCGATACATTGCTCTCCTTCCTAGTGCATGGCTTCGCAAGTCCAAAGTCGGATATCTTAGGGGAAAAATCTGCATCAAGAAGAATGTTATGAGGCTTAATGTCAAAATGCACGATCCTTGTATTGCACCCTCGATGCAAATACTCAAGCCCTCGAGCAACGCCAACTAAAATCTGGTACAATTTATTCCATCCCAGCTGTTGATTGGCTTGCAAAGcattttcatgatttatgaaCTTTTCAAGCGATCCATTGACCATGAAGTCATAAATGAGAACTCTTTTGTCACCCTCCAAACAAAATCCCAGTAGAGTGACAATATTGACATGGGAAGTTCTACTGATGCTTGCAACCTCATTTATGAATTCTTCCCCATCCCCTTTTGAAGCTTGCATGACCTTCACTGCCACCAGATGGCCATCCTGTAGCTTTCCTTTGTAAACAATTCCATAGCCTCCTTGACCAAGtttatctttgaaaaaattGGTCATTTTCTTAACATCCGACAGATTATATCTTTTCAGTGCTAGTGGTCCGTGGTTTCTTATGAAAACCTCAAGATGTTGATTATGTTTCTTCTTTAGAAAAATAGGAGTGGTAGTTGATGAGGCCTTCCTTCTGGAATAAAGAATCACGCAGATGAATAAAATTCCTGCTGATCCAGAGACAACACCTGCCAGTTGAGGAGGCTGATGCGTTACTTGGGAACTGACATTGTCATGATACAAAAACAGCAGCAGAAACAGAAAAATGTTCTCTTGATTCAGGAGGAACagggaaagctttcaaaaactaaattcagACAAGTAATGAATTTTCTGAGGAGGAGACAGACCAAGCATAAATAGTGCCAAAGTGTTATTTACTTGAATATTTTGTGTAGCCAAACCAGTCTGAACAAAGCAGAGCTAAAttgcaagggaaaaaaataaattaaatcaccAACTCTCTTTGTTGAAAGATGAATATGATCccctaattaaaaattaaagatctaCAGTTGTTGAGTGTGGAGACGAACTCCCACAATCCTAGCTTTGATAAGATGTAAGCAAGGCTTGAAGAGAGGCTGCAATGGAGGATTTGAAATGGGCTGAAATCATGGCTAATTGTCTGCCATTGATGCTAGGATTGGGGACAGAAATGGGGATGTCTGTCCCACCCATTTCCACTATAAATAGAGCCAATACTAGCAGTAGCAGGAGAGGGAGAAAGAAGCTGCCATgggtagcagcagcagcagcagagagTAAGAGAGATGTGATACACGAGTGGGGGTAGAGTAGAGGGAGTTCCTCCTCCTCCATTGTTGTATGTTTGTAATTTCTCTCTATATAATGATATTGGCTGCCCGGTTGACAAAGGtgagttgccgaaccacgtcaAATTGTGTTTAGGATCCGGGCAAAGTTCAACCAATCATAACAACAGTGACTTCTATTTGTTGGAGTAGAAAAATCATCAGCCAAATGGTTTCAGTATAAACACGAATTGAATTATTTGCACCAGAATTTGAATCACACACATCATCATGATTATACTTAAATAGCTACACAGAGAAGGGGAGGGACTGATGAACATTCCAGCTCAGTTAGAAAGATAATGAAGAGGAAGAGGCACACAGCACTCAGTAAGGATCAAAGCAGGAAGAGGTCAGGGGACTATCttaccaataataataataatcttccGTCTGACATTAAGACTAGAACCTGCGGAACAATTCAAGTGGAGTAATGCATTAGTGTGAGATGGGAGCAGCTTTACATGTAGAAGAAAATGTAAACAAAACATAGCATTGATTGGGAGTatagttatggttgttttttaaaatattttttatttgaaagtgtattaaaataatattttttttatttttaaaaatttatttttaacatcagcatattaaaatgatctaaaaacactaaaaaaatattaatttaaaacaaagaaaaaaataaaaataaaataatatttaaattttttttaaaaaaaatttaaatataaaaataaataaaatcctttaTATCCGTTAAACATCTTACCAAAACACAACCAGAACCAATATTTATGTTCCTCTCTTGGTAACCAAAACATATTTATCCCTTCTTACGACGTCAAGTAACATCATTTCCAACACTCATATGCTTTGATTATTAGCATAATTTAGTGAAAGATAACATCATACATGGGAGACTCCTCATTTGTAGGATCAAAAGTTCATGTGGATTTGGCTGATATTGACAAGACTTGACTCTTCAGGCTAAGTTTAGCTTTAAAATAACTGAATCTGAACTAATCAAGAAATTAACCTTTCCAAATTCTCAACCTAACCAAATCAGAAATGGCTAGTCCTCCCCGAGAATTTGACTATGTtaggaaatagaaaaaatacataGCAAGGATGACGGGATAAACGAAATATTTGATGAACAGTTACCAGCATCACAAGATTTGAGACGAGGCCGATCACggcaaaaacaaatgaattcaTTATTCTCAAATCCACAACGCCCACCACTGCTCTCACAAGTGCTACAATTATGAGCAGTCCAATTCATAAGGAACCCCATCTTCAAAACCTCAATATAATTTTCTCCAAGCAGACTACCAATATCTTCACCAGTGTGGATAGGAGCATTAGCAAAATCGTGGCATGAATTCAATGAGTAATTGCTGCGCATCTCTATTTCTTCCAAGTGAAAACCGGCAATAGAATAATGTGTAGAATTTGTGGCACAACTTATTGCATAGAGAGTGTAGTAATCTTCGGGCTTTAAGGTACAATTgtagaagaaggagaaattaGTATAGCCAGGACTAATAGTAAGGGGTGTTCTATCAAGGCTAATGTTATGCAAAAGAGGTGGACAGGTTTCCTCATACACAGCAGCATTAGCCACGCGCATAGAATTAGTGGCGTAAGAGATATCTTTAATGATATAAACATCATTGGAAATTGTGAGTGCTGGCCTTTTGTCACTGCAGGTGAGCATAAAATTTGGATGGCCACAAAAGGGTTCTTGTTCTTGAGATAGCCAAAAAGGGTAGCTTATGTTAGGGCCAGCACCACAGTTTTTTAGTTCACAAGACTTAAACTTTGGATGCTGTGATACAGTTTGGGTGGCCAagtatgtgaaaagaaagatacAGTTGTAGATAGAAAGAAGCTTTCTGAATGCGAAGGACTTATTGGGATCCATTTGGAGTGCttaaaaacagaggaagaaaggGGAGACAGAGGATTTGAAACAAAGTTCCTAAGTAGATGGTAAGACTTGGCTTCAAGAGTCTCTGATTTGCTTGATTGAAAAAAGTGGGAAAGGATAAAAACAATCCAATTTGTCCAAGCAGAAGCAAGTTGCTTGCTATTCCATTGACCTAGGAAAGTCTATAATAGCTTGTGTGGTGGCTACGAGACTTGTAATAACTTAGATTttgacccttttatttttttgaaaaaaaattcaaaataatatcttttcaacatttttaatttttatttaatttttttgtgttaaaaaatcttaaaaattatatataaaaaattaatactaaatgcaaaaaatataaaaaataattgagcatcacagaaaaaataaagtttgagaatttttgagttataattaagatttgaattgaagaaaaatttgagaaagaaattaaaataaattcaaagtttaatgacGATTTCAAAAGAAATAGTTAGATTAGAAATCAATgaagagtttaattaaaaaaattaaaaattaaatcaattaaaattgtaTGATTTTAAGGATAAGgataaatttacaataaataattaaatttaaagatttatattgattgaattaaagatataattaaattgaaaatttgattggttaaaattatatgatttcaaGGATAAGgataaatttgcaacaaataattaaattttaagatctATATTAATTCAGTTAGAGATAcaattgaaaaggataaattGAATGAGATtgtaaaattcaaaatccaagCACTTCAATGAGAATAAGAAAAGCTTGTCTGAATGTTCTATTTCAGTCCATTTAATTCAATCTAATCCAAATTAATTCATTGATTGCATTCATGTTAgtccaattaaattaatttgattcaattcaGTCTCAAGTTAATTCAAtgtcaattaattaatatcaatctAGTCCTATTGTGttcaattcattcatttttaGCCCAGAATCCATTTAATCAAGCAATCTCCGGCGAGTAATcctaaatttcaaattttccgaTTGAAGATTTCAATCCTATATTTTGAGCTCCCAAAATCCAGCAATCAATATCCCAATCCCAAGATTATAGCCCAAATCTGCAGTCAATTCCCCAAATCAAATCCCAAATCATTCTAAAAGACACAGGAACAATCGAACACGAGAGGATGAGCATTCAGCATTTTTCCAGCTCTCAACACAATCAAAAAACCagagaaaaaaattctattCCTCACGGCCATAATCATACACTgccaagaccaaaaaaaaaaaccccagcCCATCTCAAGCCTCCCACGAAGAACATCAAGGAGTTCTGGAAATTTTTCCAGACTTCAATCTTCCCTACCCCAACACCACCTCTCACCCACCCACGGCTGAGAAAACACCAACCTTCAACCGTGATCCGTGGCCAGCCTCTCCCATTTTTCTAGACCACCAAATCAATCCCTTCCTGAACCCACCCATCCTCCTTGCGTCCCATTTCCAGTTTATCTTCCTCCCCAAGCAGCCATCATCTTCCCCATCACTGCCAAACCAACATGTGATAGTCACGCCAAAACAAACCAGCCTCCCTCATCCCACAACCAAAACACCAGCACAGGAACAAAAATTGCCCCACCTCCATCGCTGTCAACACCCAGCCACAGTCAAAACCACCAAACCAGTTTCTTGTCTATCCGATTAGCACACCAACTTACCTTCATCATCGATCAATGACCTTCCTTCTCCAACTATACCACCATTGTCTAGCCTAGAAAAATCACAGCCCCTCCAtatcgttttaaaaaaaaaaaccaggtccACTGATCTCCCGAATCAGCAGCTAAACCACAATGTATTCTCCTCTCTCCTGCATGCACTGTGTGACTAGCCTTCTCCTCATCACCAAGGATCAGCCCTcataccctaaaaaaaaaaagataccacCAGCCGCCCCccctgccttttttttttaacccaaaacccCATCACCGACCGTGTCATCGAGCTCCTCAACGTTTAtatattttacccttaaaataTACTGGTGTCCAGctgcttcttctgttttttccttATCTCCCTCTTACTGTtgatatttttcctttaaaatatacTAGTGTCCagcttatatattttataaaaacaattatatatattattaattttacattaaatgttaaaattaataataatataataattttagttataaaaccaaatcaatttaattaattgactcaaaaatcaattgatccagatttaaataaaatataattgatttaatcTCAATTGATCATCTActtgttataaaattatatcaaaaccTAAGTAAAatatcctttgattttttttaatattttttatcattatttttatttagaaagagAGTGTTTAGAAAAGTTTTGATGATGGCCGGAAGAACTTATGCTCTTTAAAATACTCTCATGTCAAGATTCTCTTGTCCATTTCTTACAAAAAGTTTATTCtcgtttatatatattattaagaaTGAAACATTGAGTAAGACAAAGAAATAATATTGCAATCATAATCATAACCAGAGAGTAAACAATGAATTGTTTTAAGGTCAAATGAATGATTATTGCCTGAActatttttcaagtttgttttCTATCAATAAATACTGGtaatttatattcatgttttaattatatcttgCAAAAAACCAAATCCATAAGAGGAAAGCAAGCAGGAAAAACCGCATGATATCTTAATACCATAATTGTCAAACTCCAGGGATTTCCTATGTAGCTTCTCTCACTTTCTATTGCTTAAATATTTACATTAGTGCACTTCCATGGAAAGTGCGGGATAGTTTTAGCTGCTGGGGCATCGGAGATATTGTGTGAGAACAATATTGACTAGTTATTTCACACACCATTGCCATATTATCATTTTACAAACTGAGGCATCCGAGTAGATTCTTAATTATGTTTTCTGCATCTTAGCTAATGCTCGATCGATCGATCCACTCTATCGATCGCCATTGATGTAGGACTTGGATGTTATTTCACCATCTGATGACGACTCCGAGATGCTATACTGGATTCCCTGTTCAACTGCTGCGCCATGATAGTAATTTGAAGTTATTTTCCAGTTGTTGTATGCATTGCTTGGCACGTTCCCCATCTCAAGGTATCTATTATGATCAGTTGAATACCCAAGTGGTGGAAATGATTTCACAGTCGTCTGATGCTGATTCAGGTACTGATCCACTGGCTCacctatttatttgtttttaaccaATTCTATGTTAGTAGAGGGAGAGAGTTCATaatgagcatttttttttattaataagagAATTAACTATATATACCTTGAGTGAGCAGAGGAGTACTGTCACTTGGAACTCCAGCAACCTCCTCCAAAGAGTTCCATTCTGCATACGCGTGTCTCACCAAAGTCTCGATATAACCCTGTGcgaaaaaattatgataagaaACATATATGCTCGCGCG
It encodes:
- the LOC18110241 gene encoding LEAF RUST 10 DISEASE-RESISTANCE LOCUS RECEPTOR-LIKE PROTEIN KINASE-like 1.2, yielding MDPNNSFAFRKLLPIYNCIFLFTYLANQTVSQHPKFKSCEPKNCGGAGPNISYPFWLSQEQESFCGYPNFMLNCSDKGPVLAISNDVYIIKSISYANNSLLVANAAVYEETCPTPLHNINLDRTPFTISPGYTNLSFFYSCTSKPKDYNYLYNLSCATNSTHYSFAGFHFEEIEKHSNYSLKSCHDFVIAPIHTGEDNGSLLGENYREVLKMGFLMNWTAPNCSTCESSGGRCGFENHECICFCRDRPRLKSCDAGTSLNVGRKVAIGLGASLGTLVTMLIAFFFWYRRKKRQYESIFSRSIKSLPSSKAHTEMRSSYNGAHLFSYEELEEATNNFDKTRELGDGGFGTVYYGKLPDGLEVAVKRLYENNFKRLEQFLNEVDILTPLRHQNLVLLHGCTSRDSRELLLVYQYIPNGTLADHLHGERAKPGALPWSTRMNIAVETACALAYLHASVIVHRDVKTSNILLDNNFCVKVADFGLSRLFPTDVTHVSTAPQGTPGYVDPEYHECYQLTDKSDVYSFGVVLIELISSMPAVDISRHRHEINLSTMAINKIQSDSLNELVDPSLGFESDYAARKMIRAVAELAFQCLQNAKELRPSMEKVFHILKEIQSRDYNAEKAENINSPSDDVVLLKSGPIPPSPDTVTVTWMSTSSTPHASV
- the LOC7475645 gene encoding LEAF RUST 10 DISEASE-RESISTANCE LOCUS RECEPTOR-LIKE PROTEIN KINASE-like 2.1 is translated as MDPNKSFAFRKLLSIYNCIFLFTYLATQTVSQHPKFKSCELKNCGAGPNISYPFWLSQEQEPFCGHPNFMLTCSDKRPALTISNDVYIIKDISYATNSMRVANAAVYEETCPPLLHNISLDRTPLTISPGYTNFSFFYNCTLKPEDYYTLYAISCATNSTHYSIAGFHLEEIEMRSNYSLNSCHDFANAPIHTGEDIGSLLGENYIEVLKMGFLMNWTAHNCSTCESSGGRCGFENNEFICFCRDRPRLKSCDAGSSLNVRRKIIIIIGVVSGSAGILFICVILYSRRKASSTTTPIFLKKKHNQHLEVFIRNHGPLALKRYNLSDVKKMTNFFKDKLGQGGYGIVYKGKLQDGHLVAVKVMQASKGDGEEFINEVASISRTSHVNIVTLLGFCLEGDKRVLIYDFMVNGSLEKFINHENALQANQQLGWNKLYQILVGVARGLEYLHRGCNTRIVHFDIKPHNILLDADFSPKISDFGLAKPCTRKESNVSLLEARGTIGYIAPEVFSRNFGQVSHKSDVYSYGMMALEIVGGRKNHEAEMSSSSEKYFPDWIYRHLELDDEFELNGVTNAEQSDIMRQIAIVGLWCILTNPSDRPSMRKVIEMLEGPLGALKIPPKPRLYSPPRLLSYSSTTSLT